DNA from Fusobacterium sp.:
TTATTATTCTTTTCATAAACAGATTCAAGTATAATTTTCTTATTAAATTTTCCTCTTTTTTCAGCTTTTTTTTCTTTAATTTTTAAAATGGCTTCCTTATTCAATTCAAAAGCAGCTATAATATTCTCAATCACTTCAAAAATATCACTCATTTCTTCTATATTTTTTGTCTCTATAAATTCTTGAACTTCTTCCTGTAGCTTCTCTAATAGCTTTATCTTGTATTCATCATCTGTTGCTATATGATATTTGCATTCCTGACGATTATCAGCAATAATTTCAAGGATATTATCTCTAACAAGTTTATTATAAACAGTTTCTTTTCCCATAAAATTCTCCTTCTTTTTCTTTTATTATATTATCAAAAGATAAAATTAGCAATTTTTCAAAATTTTTATATTTTTAATATTATTTATTCAATCTATTTGTAAAAAATATACATATCTAAAAATTAAATAATTTTATTATATCTTGATTTAATTCCAAAATACAAATATTTTACTTTGATTTCTTAAAATGATATAATTATTTAAAATATAGTTTATACTAAAATACAATGAGGTGATTATAATGAAATTTTTTGACAAAAAAATAGGTAATTTTAATTTATCACGAATTGGATTAGGAAGTATGAGAATGTCTGATGAACAGGAAGGAATTAAAACAATTCACACTGCTTTAAATGCTGGAATAAATTTCCTTAACACTGCTGATTTTTATGGTAATGGCCAAAGTGAAATGCTGATAAAAGAAGCTTTAAAAAATTATAAACGAGAAGATATTTTTATTTCTGTAAAATTTGGAGTTATGCAGGGAATTGATGGTAAAATGTATGGAATAGATGTTCGTCCTGAAGCTGTTGAAAATTATCTTCATTATACACTTAAACGTTTAGGAACTGACTATGTAGATTTATATCAGCCTGCTAGAATTAATCCTTAT
Protein-coding regions in this window:
- a CDS encoding nucleoside triphosphate pyrophosphohydrolase codes for the protein MGKETVYNKLVRDNILEIIADNRQECKYHIATDDEYKIKLLEKLQEEVQEFIETKNIEEMSDIFEVIENIIAAFELNKEAILKIKEKKAEKRGKFNKKIILESVYEKNNK